One window from the genome of Equus asinus isolate D_3611 breed Donkey chromosome 29, EquAss-T2T_v2, whole genome shotgun sequence encodes:
- the ARL5B gene encoding ADP-ribosylation factor-like protein 5B isoform X2, whose protein sequence is MNEVVHTSPTIGSNVEEIVVKNTHFLMWDIGGQESLRSSWNTYYSNTEFIILVVDSIDRERLAITKEELYRMLAHEDLRKAGVLIFANKQDMKGCMTAAEISKYLTLSSIKDHPWHIQSCCALTGEGLCQGLEWMTSRIGVR, encoded by the exons ATGAATGAAGTGGTTCATACATCTCCAACCATAGGAAGCAATGTGGAAGAAATAGTTGTGAAGAACACTCATTTTCTTATGTGGGATATTGGTGGTCAAGAGTCACTGCGGTCATCCTGGAACACGTATTACTCAAACACGGAG TTCATCATTCTGGTTGTTGATAGCATTGACAGGGAACGACTAGCTATTACGAAAGAAGAATTATACAGAATGTTGGCTCATGAG GATTTACGGAAGGCCGGAGTTCTTATCTTTGCAAATAAACAGGATATGAAAGGGTGTATGACAGCAGCTGAAATCTCCAAATACCTCACCCTTAGTTCGATTAAGGATCATCCGTGGCACATTCAGTCTTGCTGTGCCTTAACAGGGGAAGG GTTATGCCAAGGTCTAGAGTGGATGACCTCCCGGATTGGTGTGAGATAA
- the ARL5B gene encoding ADP-ribosylation factor-like protein 5B isoform X1 — protein sequence MMGLIFAKLWSLFCNQEHKVIIVGLDNAGKTTILYQFLMNEVVHTSPTIGSNVEEIVVKNTHFLMWDIGGQESLRSSWNTYYSNTEFIILVVDSIDRERLAITKEELYRMLAHEDLRKAGVLIFANKQDMKGCMTAAEISKYLTLSSIKDHPWHIQSCCALTGEGLCQGLEWMTSRIGVR from the exons AACACAAAGTCATTATAGTGGGGCTGGATAATGCAGGGAAGACCACCATTCTTTATCAGTT CTTAATGAATGAAGTGGTTCATACATCTCCAACCATAGGAAGCAATGTGGAAGAAATAGTTGTGAAGAACACTCATTTTCTTATGTGGGATATTGGTGGTCAAGAGTCACTGCGGTCATCCTGGAACACGTATTACTCAAACACGGAG TTCATCATTCTGGTTGTTGATAGCATTGACAGGGAACGACTAGCTATTACGAAAGAAGAATTATACAGAATGTTGGCTCATGAG GATTTACGGAAGGCCGGAGTTCTTATCTTTGCAAATAAACAGGATATGAAAGGGTGTATGACAGCAGCTGAAATCTCCAAATACCTCACCCTTAGTTCGATTAAGGATCATCCGTGGCACATTCAGTCTTGCTGTGCCTTAACAGGGGAAGG GTTATGCCAAGGTCTAGAGTGGATGACCTCCCGGATTGGTGTGAGATAA